The following coding sequences are from one Triticum aestivum cultivar Chinese Spring chromosome 5A, IWGSC CS RefSeq v2.1, whole genome shotgun sequence window:
- the LOC123103121 gene encoding ADP-ribosylation factor 1 has protein sequence MGLSFGTLFGALFAKKEMRILMVGLDAAGKTTILYKLKLGEIVTTIPTIGFNVETVEYKNISFTVWDVGGQDKIRPLWRHYFQNTQGLIFVVDSNDRDRIAEARDELHRMLNEDELRNAVLLVFANKQDLPNAMNAAEITDKLGLHSLRQRHWYIQSACATSGEGLYEGLDWLSNNIASKS, from the exons ATGGGGCTGTCGTTCGGGACGCTGTTCGGGGCGCTGTTCGCCAAGAAGGAGATGCGGATCCTGATGGTCGGCCTCGACGCCGCCGGGAAGACCACCATCCTGTACAAGCTCAAGCTCGGCGAGATCGTCACCACCATCCCCACCATCG GGTTCAACGTGGAGACAGTAGAGTATAAGAACATCAGCTTCACTGTTTGGGATGTTGGTGGCCAGGACAAG ATAAGGCCTTTGTGGAGGCACTACTTCCAGAACACTCAGGGCCTTATCTTTGTTGTTGACAGCAACGACAGAGACCGTATTGCTGAGGCAAGAGATGAGCTCCACAGGATGCTGAATGAG GATGAGCTGCGCAATGCTGTATTGCTTGTTTTTGCTAACAAGCAAGATCTTCCCAATGCCATGAATGCTGCTGAAATAACAGATAAGCTTGGTCTACACTCTCTGCGTCAGCGACACTG GTATATCCAGAGTGCTTGCGCCACAAGTGGAGAGGGTCTATATGAAGGGTTGGACTGGCTCTCCAACAACATAGCCAGCAAG TCCTGA
- the LOC123103119 gene encoding bifunctional aspartokinase/homoserine dehydrogenase 1, which yields MPQAQARAVLPVVLLGCGGVGRHLLRHIVSCRPLHANQGVAIRVVGVADSSSLLVADDVRASGLDDALLNDLCSAKSAGSPLSSLLARGHCQVFNKPEAMGKVIDAATMLGRTTGLVIVDCSATYDTVGVLKDAVDHGCCVVLANKKPLTCAYEDFKKLTSHFRQIRFESTVGAGLPVIASVTRIIASGDPVSRIVGSLSGTLGYVMSELEDGKFFSEVVKTAKALGYTEPDPRDDLSGMDVARKALILARLLGQQISMENINVESLYPSELGPEVMPTTDFLESGLAKLDETIEAKVKAASLRGNVLRYVCVIGNTGCQVGLQEVPKDSALGRLRGSDNVVEIYSRCYESSPLVIQGAGAGNDTTAAGVLADIIDLQDLFQTRA from the exons ATGCCGCAGGCGCAGGCTAGGGCGGTCCTGCCGGTGGTGCTCCtcggctgcggcggcgtcggccgccacctcctccgccacATCGTCTCCTGCAGACCTCTCCACGCCAACCAG GGCGTCGCCATCCGGGTGGTGGGCGTTGCCGACAGCTCCTCGCTGCTCGTCGCAGACGACGTCCGCGCCAGCGGCCTCGATGACGCGCTCCTCAACGACCTCTGCTCCGCCAAGTCCGCCGGCTCGCCCCTGTCCTCGCTGCTCGCTCGCG GGCACTGTCAGGTGTTCAACAAGCCGGAGGCAATGGGGAAAGTAATCGATGCTGCTACCATGCTTGGAAGAACAACCG GTCTGGTGATAGTTGATTGTTCTGCAACTTATGACACTGTTGGTGTGCTGAAGGATGCCGTGGATCATGGATGCTGCGTTGTTTTGGCAAACAAAAAACCTCTTACATGTGCTTAT GAGGATTTTAAAAAGTTGACGTCCCACTTCCGTCAGATAAGATTTGAATCTACT GTTGGAGCAGGTTTGCCTGTAATAGCTTCTGTAACCCGCATTATTGCATCTGGAGATCCAGTTTCCCGAATCGTTGGCAGTCTGAGTG GTACACTTGGCTATGTGATGAGTGAGCTGGAGGATGGAAAATTTTTTAGTGAAGTTGTGAAAACTGCCAAGGCTCTTGGTTATACAGAACCAG ATCCACGTGATGATCTCAGTGGGATGGATGTGGCTAGAAAG GCGTTGATCCTAGCTAGGCTTCTCGGGCAGCAGATCAGCATGGAGAATATCAAT GTTGAGAGTTTATATCCGAGTGAGTTAGGACCTGAGGTTATGCCCACAACGGATTTCCTTGAGAGTGGGTTGGCAAAACTTGATGAGACGATTGAAGCAAAGGTCAAGGCAGCATCTTTGAGGGGAAATGTTCTGCGCTATGTTTGTGTCATTGGAAACACAGG GTGCCAAGTGGGCCTTCAAGAGGTCCCAAAAGATTCTGCACTGGGAAGGTTGAGGGGAAGTGACAATGTG GTGGAGATATACAGCAGATGCTACGAGAGCTCCCCGCTGGTGATCCAGGGTGCAGGAGCCGGGAACGACACCACCGCTGCAGGAGTTCTCGCTGATATAATCGATCTCCAAGATCTTTTCCAGACAAGAGCGTGA